In Paenibacillus ihbetae, the following are encoded in one genomic region:
- a CDS encoding YxeA family protein, with product MKKGFIATAAILIVLVGFVVFIQNVNLNRIGAQQYYVQITHDGKKMEDKSDRGQKYVSYEYTLEGFDSDGKEKSLTFTAGKELRKDAYLRIYVKKDQVSSYQEVSASDLPEQAKQKLVGAGQ from the coding sequence ATGAAAAAGGGGTTTATCGCTACAGCTGCCATATTGATCGTACTGGTGGGATTTGTCGTATTCATCCAAAACGTAAATTTGAACCGCATCGGCGCGCAGCAGTATTACGTGCAGATTACTCATGACGGAAAGAAAATGGAAGATAAGTCGGACCGTGGACAGAAGTACGTATCGTACGAGTACACATTGGAAGGCTTCGATTCTGACGGAAAGGAGAAAAGCCTCACCTTTACGGCTGGCAAGGAGCTGCGCAAGGACGCTTATTTGCGGATCTATGTGAAAAAGGATCAAGTCAGCTCCTACCAGGAAGTATCGGCCAGTGATCTGCCCGAGCAAGCGAAACAGAAGCTGGTCGGTGCCGGGCAATAA
- a CDS encoding M1 family metallopeptidase — protein sequence MVQTNFKSVSQKALTCSLAVALAACPLIQVTQAWAAPAASSARSVLADHAQHAQVQYRIHAKLDEKNMRIQGSETVTYRNMSKDTLREIVFHTFADANRSQATQTSMFKRNNEEIRKENPQKKPEDFLGGIDIRSAAADGQSLSFSNSNQALTVKLQQELKPGEAVTLDIGFEVKIPYGMQRLSYYKDIINGAHWFPVMSVYNEDQHAWDKTPYSQSFETDYYELSDFEVHFNVPEAYQILLPGNITTQVDPKEPGRKIVTAVADNTRELVFFASPNYKVERVTRDGLTVEYYYFDNMPDKNKLVNEYIDTAFKAISFFSEKFGNYPYPEFRIAESYVEGVAVEFARVIQMGQIRPNSDPAHDYVFVHEIAHQWFHALIGNNSETESFLDEGFADFSKVYFAEKQGDDLNGFKSIQIDDLSSLDKPIAATNTEVEDLHSPTFYNKGRQAIYQLYRTVGEEKFDMFMKEYYKRYVYKNATISGLLQTIQDTLGEEARKDMDKILHDPHFVLKPEFQLSEAETAAYFHEQFKQSYHLSLTQAANLPAETMSRIVNKALQGEPLTIVVSDQAGRQAKKQQQTILAQLEGTLGIMGIRYEVVSDRQTLKKKLKKELGTSNIIAIGSAKTNGLIQALKPGIIQKSKAIGFDWKSRMNQKASSGAYVIKHPYNQNRLLLHFFWNGDALNGSPVEPFAEQMLLSLVFSSDFYQYYVLSTTGHVAADKKITNPMAKFFGE from the coding sequence ATGGTTCAAACAAACTTCAAATCGGTATCCCAAAAAGCACTGACTTGCTCGCTGGCTGTCGCGCTTGCGGCATGTCCCTTGATTCAAGTCACCCAAGCCTGGGCCGCGCCGGCGGCTTCATCCGCCCGGTCAGTCCTGGCAGATCATGCTCAGCATGCTCAGGTCCAGTACCGGATCCATGCAAAGCTGGATGAGAAAAATATGCGAATCCAGGGAAGCGAAACGGTCACTTACCGGAACATGTCCAAAGACACGCTGCGGGAAATCGTATTCCATACGTTTGCCGATGCCAACCGATCCCAAGCGACCCAAACTTCGATGTTTAAACGAAACAACGAGGAGATCCGGAAGGAAAATCCGCAGAAGAAGCCGGAAGACTTTCTTGGCGGCATCGATATCCGGAGCGCGGCTGCTGACGGACAATCCCTGTCCTTCTCGAACAGCAATCAGGCCTTGACCGTGAAGCTGCAACAGGAGCTAAAGCCCGGAGAAGCAGTAACGCTCGATATCGGCTTTGAAGTCAAGATCCCTTACGGCATGCAGCGGCTATCCTACTACAAAGACATCATCAACGGCGCACACTGGTTCCCGGTCATGTCGGTCTACAACGAAGATCAGCATGCATGGGACAAAACGCCGTACAGCCAGTCCTTTGAGACGGATTATTACGAGTTATCGGATTTCGAAGTGCATTTTAACGTGCCGGAAGCCTATCAAATCCTGTTGCCGGGGAACATTACGACGCAGGTGGACCCGAAGGAGCCCGGCCGTAAAATTGTAACCGCCGTCGCGGATAACACTCGTGAGCTCGTCTTTTTTGCCAGCCCGAATTACAAGGTTGAGCGCGTAACGCGTGATGGCTTGACGGTTGAGTATTATTATTTCGACAACATGCCCGACAAGAATAAACTCGTGAATGAGTACATTGATACAGCGTTTAAGGCTATTTCGTTTTTTAGCGAAAAATTCGGGAATTACCCTTACCCTGAATTCCGGATTGCGGAGTCGTACGTAGAGGGTGTGGCGGTCGAGTTTGCCCGGGTTATCCAAATGGGGCAAATCCGGCCCAACAGTGATCCGGCGCATGATTATGTGTTCGTACATGAAATCGCCCACCAATGGTTCCATGCTTTGATCGGCAATAACTCGGAGACCGAATCGTTTTTGGATGAAGGGTTTGCCGATTTTTCAAAGGTCTACTTCGCTGAAAAACAAGGTGACGACTTGAACGGATTCAAATCGATCCAAATCGATGATTTGTCCTCATTAGACAAGCCGATCGCGGCCACCAATACGGAAGTAGAGGACTTGCATAGTCCAACCTTTTACAATAAAGGACGCCAGGCCATCTACCAGCTGTACCGAACCGTGGGCGAAGAGAAATTCGACATGTTCATGAAAGAATATTACAAACGGTACGTGTACAAAAACGCAACGATCAGCGGATTGCTGCAAACAATCCAGGATACGTTAGGAGAAGAAGCACGAAAGGACATGGACAAGATTCTGCACGATCCTCATTTTGTCCTGAAACCCGAATTTCAATTGTCCGAGGCGGAAACAGCCGCGTATTTTCATGAGCAGTTCAAACAATCATACCATTTGTCCCTGACCCAAGCTGCGAATCTTCCGGCGGAAACGATGAGCCGCATCGTGAATAAGGCGCTGCAAGGCGAACCGTTGACGATCGTGGTTAGTGATCAGGCTGGCCGCCAAGCGAAAAAGCAGCAGCAGACCATCTTGGCTCAGCTTGAAGGGACCCTTGGGATTATGGGCATTCGATACGAGGTCGTCTCCGACCGGCAAACCCTTAAGAAAAAGCTGAAAAAGGAGCTCGGAACCAGCAATATCATTGCCATCGGCAGCGCGAAGACGAACGGGCTCATTCAGGCTCTCAAGCCCGGAATCATTCAGAAATCGAAGGCCATCGGCTTCGACTGGAAAAGCAGGATGAACCAAAAAGCATCTTCAGGGGCATACGTCATTAAGCATCCTTATAATCAAAATCGCCTGCTGCTGCATTTTTTCTGGAATGGTGACGCCCTGAACGGCAGCCCGGTCGAGCCGTTTGCGGAGCAAATGCTGCTATCGCTCGTTTTTAGCAGTGACTTTTATCAGTATTACGTTTTGAGCACAACAGGTCATGTCGCAGCCGATAAAAAGATCACTAACCCGATGGCGAAATTTTTCGGCGAATAA
- a CDS encoding response regulator transcription factor, with protein MPLSQTILIVDDEEDIVKLLQTVLHKEGFEHVYAASSAEEGWIRFQDKQPDLVILDIMLPDGEGYDVCKKIRRVSNVPIFFLSAKNEEIDKILGFAIGGDDYITKPFSPKEVAYRIKARFRRTETAQDEIKKEHTLKAGPFELDEHTLELKKNGEIIELKPKELGLISYLLKHPNRIISKESLYDQVWGEDSFGYDNTVMVHIRRLREKIEEDPSSPQFLVTVKGLGYKLAVEEIVR; from the coding sequence TTGCCCCTAAGTCAAACAATCCTCATCGTCGACGATGAGGAGGATATCGTTAAGCTTCTGCAAACCGTACTCCATAAGGAAGGCTTCGAGCATGTGTATGCCGCCTCTTCCGCCGAAGAAGGATGGATTCGGTTTCAGGACAAGCAGCCCGACCTCGTCATTTTAGATATCATGCTCCCGGATGGCGAAGGGTATGATGTATGCAAAAAAATCCGGCGCGTTTCGAACGTGCCGATATTCTTCTTGTCGGCCAAGAACGAGGAAATCGATAAAATCCTCGGATTTGCCATCGGCGGTGATGATTACATCACCAAACCGTTCAGTCCGAAGGAAGTCGCTTACCGGATCAAAGCCCGCTTCAGAAGAACGGAGACTGCGCAGGATGAGATAAAGAAAGAACATACGCTGAAGGCCGGCCCGTTCGAGCTTGACGAACATACATTGGAACTGAAGAAAAACGGCGAAATTATTGAGCTCAAACCGAAAGAGCTTGGCCTGATTAGCTATTTGCTGAAGCACCCGAACCGGATTATAAGCAAGGAAAGCCTGTACGATCAGGTGTGGGGGGAGGATTCCTTCGGTTATGACAACACGGTCATGGTCCATATTCGGCGGCTGAGGGAAAAGATCGAGGAGGATCCCTCAAGCCCGCAATTTTTGGTGACTGTAAAGGGGCTCGGATATAAGCTGGCCGTGGAGGAAATCGTGCGATGA
- a CDS encoding sensor histidine kinase yields the protein MKWRLTGRYLASVVLIVVIVIFINLFVIIGLYVYQSESPKYPLRHGDHSAEAITRSFGQEIVLSESGMDITAQGKETLERNQAWIQVLDENGNQVYGFRVPREAKTKYTPMDIVQTYKYMEKELMSTVFIGEKQANGERLSYLIGFQDPYLERNIFTYDIRKVGRFLQIGIVTVICVDGFIALCIAYLFSKRLTRPLSALIDGIKQLAHKNYRVHYETKGIYKDVFFNVNMLTEELRTSEMERKRLDRMKEEWIANISHDIKTPLASIQGYAEMMRDRDYEFTVEEMRDYAEIIERKSHYLKEVIEDLNLSTRLRNKGLTLNLKKVNIVSLVRSAVIDTLNDARYGNRNIDFQYCEEVILLEADDILIRRAVTNLIYNAVVHNDEDVSILVRVDKINDAVRIVVEDHGKGIREEELERIFDRYYRGTHTGELHKGSGLGMAIANDIVKAHGGHIHVDSKLHRGTRIEILLTT from the coding sequence ATGAAATGGCGGCTGACCGGGAGATATTTGGCATCCGTCGTTCTCATTGTCGTTATCGTCATTTTCATTAACCTTTTCGTGATCATCGGGCTTTATGTATATCAGAGTGAATCGCCAAAGTATCCGCTTCGTCACGGAGACCATTCAGCTGAGGCCATCACCCGCTCGTTCGGACAAGAGATCGTCCTTTCCGAATCGGGAATGGATATCACCGCACAGGGAAAGGAGACGCTTGAGCGCAATCAGGCCTGGATTCAAGTCCTGGACGAAAACGGTAATCAGGTCTATGGCTTTCGTGTGCCGCGGGAAGCCAAAACCAAATATACGCCGATGGATATCGTTCAGACTTACAAGTACATGGAAAAAGAACTGATGTCGACCGTATTTATCGGGGAAAAGCAGGCGAACGGGGAGCGCTTGAGCTATTTGATCGGCTTTCAGGACCCTTATCTGGAGCGGAATATTTTCACCTATGATATTCGGAAGGTTGGACGGTTTCTTCAAATCGGAATCGTGACCGTGATTTGCGTCGACGGTTTCATTGCGCTCTGCATCGCTTATCTGTTCAGCAAGAGGTTAACCCGGCCGCTTTCCGCGCTCATCGACGGGATTAAGCAGCTGGCCCATAAAAACTACCGGGTTCATTACGAAACGAAAGGCATCTACAAGGACGTGTTTTTCAATGTCAACATGCTGACCGAGGAGCTTCGGACAAGCGAAATGGAACGGAAAAGGCTGGACCGGATGAAAGAGGAGTGGATCGCGAACATATCGCATGATATCAAAACGCCGCTTGCTTCGATTCAGGGGTACGCCGAAATGATGCGGGACAGGGATTATGAGTTTACAGTCGAGGAAATGCGGGATTACGCGGAAATTATTGAACGGAAGTCGCACTATTTGAAAGAGGTGATCGAGGACCTGAACCTTTCCACCCGTCTTAGAAACAAGGGATTGACGCTGAATTTGAAAAAAGTTAACATCGTCAGCCTCGTCCGAAGCGCTGTCATCGATACGTTGAACGATGCCCGTTACGGTAACCGCAATATCGATTTCCAGTACTGTGAGGAAGTCATCCTGTTGGAGGCGGACGACATCCTGATTCGCCGTGCAGTCACCAATCTGATCTACAACGCGGTGGTTCATAACGATGAGGATGTTTCCATTCTGGTTCGCGTCGATAAGATAAACGACGCGGTTCGAATCGTTGTCGAGGATCATGGCAAGGGGATCCGGGAAGAAGAGCTGGAGCGGATCTTTGACCGGTATTACCGCGGGACCCATACGGGAGAGCTGCATAAGGGATCCGGTCTTGGGATGGCCATCGCGAACGATATCGTGAAGGCGCATGGAGGACATATTCATGTAGACAGCAAGCTTCACCGTGGAACACGAATCGAAATCCTGCTTACAACTTAA
- a CDS encoding MerR family transcriptional regulator produces MILRPKELAEKYGLSGNTIRNYEAKGLIPPAERSSNGYRMYTERHEAYLACIQAMTAAFGMELTIEVMHCIGRNALDDALWLVRDREVMLHREKASLDQLVKELKSYTEGRQAFDLNQHFSIHEISRRTGAAKSAIRYWEQSGMFTSERDPDNGYRLFNQGHLFKIRMILVLQSSVYSEETVGLKQAIARLDFENIEHAMKLSESIQAYLHKTIKLQVRALYFLYRLIQASGLAAE; encoded by the coding sequence ATGATCTTACGGCCGAAAGAGCTGGCAGAAAAATACGGGTTGAGCGGCAACACGATACGGAATTACGAAGCGAAGGGGCTGATTCCACCTGCTGAACGATCATCCAACGGGTATCGCATGTATACGGAACGACATGAAGCTTATCTGGCATGTATTCAAGCCATGACTGCCGCATTCGGTATGGAATTAACAATCGAGGTGATGCATTGTATTGGGCGAAATGCGTTGGATGACGCATTGTGGCTCGTGAGGGATCGAGAGGTTATGCTGCACAGGGAAAAAGCAAGTTTAGATCAACTCGTAAAGGAGTTGAAATCGTATACTGAAGGCAGGCAAGCTTTCGACTTAAACCAACATTTCAGTATCCATGAGATTTCCAGACGGACGGGGGCTGCGAAATCGGCCATCCGTTACTGGGAGCAGAGCGGTATGTTCACTAGCGAACGAGACCCAGATAACGGTTACCGTCTTTTTAATCAAGGGCATCTCTTTAAAATCAGAATGATTCTGGTTCTGCAGAGCTCTGTTTATTCCGAAGAAACCGTGGGCCTAAAACAAGCCATAGCACGCTTGGATTTTGAGAACATCGAGCACGCGATGAAGCTTTCTGAAAGTATCCAAGCTTACTTGCACAAAACGATCAAACTCCAAGTGCGGGCTCTTTACTTTCTGTATCGCTTGATTCAAGCATCAGGATTAGCCGCCGAATGA
- a CDS encoding DUF6022 family protein, producing the protein MTVKPVLRSDMTIEEICEAGNQYIGSVWKNRYNAMYDELTIAFQEIEDAAYGLYLDQLMPALFDSLEAAGFEAAEPMKENDFVIGRCLLFRNSLERWGTEENRSRMFWNVIRRKNNRQPIGTLLTEIPHSHLKFDIPRAPELYSLIEHEREQIAIGIRRIKEATLLT; encoded by the coding sequence ATGACCGTAAAACCAGTATTGCGTTCCGATATGACCATCGAGGAAATTTGTGAGGCAGGTAATCAGTATATCGGATCCGTATGGAAAAACCGATACAACGCAATGTATGATGAGTTGACGATCGCTTTTCAAGAAATTGAGGATGCAGCCTATGGTCTCTATTTGGATCAGCTAATGCCCGCACTGTTTGATAGCCTGGAGGCTGCCGGGTTCGAAGCTGCGGAGCCTATGAAGGAGAATGATTTCGTAATCGGGAGATGTCTGCTGTTCCGCAACTCTCTTGAAAGATGGGGGACCGAAGAAAATAGGTCCAGAATGTTCTGGAATGTTATACGTAGGAAGAATAACCGGCAGCCCATTGGAACGTTATTGACCGAAATCCCTCATTCTCATCTGAAATTCGACATCCCTAGAGCACCTGAACTTTATTCGCTGATCGAACATGAAAGGGAACAGATCGCAATCGGGATTCGACGAATTAAAGAAGCAACGCTCTTAACATGA
- a CDS encoding Virginiamycin B lyase, producing MRVMIQEYLVKTQDSGPYGITRGKDGAMWFTEQRGNRIGRIDNAGEVNSFNLPTKNAGVMSIISDLAGDLWFTEYQANKIGRMSLEGNFTEYELPVANSAPFGITEDREGAIWFTEMNSGRIGRLSTSGELTEFELPTADTFPSFIVPGSDGALWFTQNRGNSIGRITAEGEVTEYPIPTRDSGPVGITSGPDGALWFAQIMSNRIGRMTTSGEVTEYLIPTSNAKPHAIISGENGDLWFTEWGANQIGRITVQGLITEYPIPTPHAEPHGIAFDAKGDIWFAEECNQIGHLIISP from the coding sequence ATGAGAGTTATGATACAGGAATATTTAGTCAAAACGCAGGATTCCGGGCCATACGGTATAACGAGGGGAAAGGACGGTGCCATGTGGTTTACGGAGCAAAGAGGCAATCGGATCGGACGAATCGATAACGCAGGCGAGGTCAATTCATTCAATCTGCCGACAAAGAACGCCGGAGTGATGTCGATCATATCGGATCTGGCCGGAGACTTGTGGTTTACCGAGTACCAGGCTAATAAAATTGGAAGAATGTCGTTGGAGGGCAATTTTACGGAATATGAGCTTCCTGTCGCAAATTCAGCACCTTTCGGCATAACGGAAGACAGGGAAGGTGCAATTTGGTTTACGGAAATGAACAGCGGCAGGATCGGAAGATTATCCACATCGGGGGAATTGACCGAGTTTGAACTGCCTACTGCAGACACATTCCCATCATTTATTGTTCCTGGCTCAGACGGGGCATTATGGTTTACACAGAATCGAGGTAATTCGATCGGCAGAATAACCGCCGAAGGGGAGGTAACGGAATATCCGATTCCTACCCGGGATTCCGGTCCTGTAGGCATAACGAGCGGTCCTGACGGGGCATTATGGTTTGCGCAAATTATGAGCAATAGAATCGGAAGAATGACAACTTCAGGCGAGGTAACCGAATATCTGATACCGACATCGAATGCCAAGCCGCATGCGATCATATCGGGGGAGAATGGGGATCTCTGGTTCACGGAATGGGGGGCTAACCAGATCGGACGGATTACGGTACAAGGCTTGATTACGGAGTATCCGATCCCAACACCTCACGCCGAGCCCCACGGTATAGCATTTGATGCCAAGGGTGACATTTGGTTCGCTGAGGAGTGCAACCAGATTGGACATCTCATCATCTCTCCATAA
- a CDS encoding ABC transporter permease: protein MEKTQASLQSQDFQLQEAIFLQGQKHQGTVRRRIMEWLILARIQFTIIREAWVWIFIMACMFPLTTLLFLKFFTVDPTPAVMTRIITGNMLFGLVVMGLNSMAQEISYQKHQGHFTYYSSLPIAKVNFIFANLLRGLIMSAPSFIILAMIGQMAYGIQFHYSWGLIPVLLLTVFSVVGAGVLIGFWSPSHQLTNMLVQALMMFISFLTPVMVDMDQLPPLLQWCSYIFPTTYAAEAMREVLISGWSSSVAWNTLVLMLFSLVSIVLILKKVDWRVEK, encoded by the coding sequence ATGGAGAAGACTCAAGCATCCCTGCAAAGCCAAGACTTCCAGCTGCAAGAAGCGATCTTTCTCCAAGGGCAGAAGCATCAGGGCACGGTTCGGCGCCGCATCATGGAATGGCTGATCCTGGCCCGCATTCAGTTCACGATCATCCGTGAGGCCTGGGTTTGGATTTTCATTATGGCATGCATGTTTCCATTAACGACGCTGCTGTTCCTCAAATTCTTTACCGTTGATCCCACGCCGGCCGTCATGACTCGGATTATTACGGGTAATATGCTCTTCGGTTTAGTCGTAATGGGACTCAATTCCATGGCTCAGGAGATTTCTTATCAGAAGCACCAAGGGCATTTCACGTACTATTCGTCCCTGCCGATTGCAAAGGTAAACTTCATTTTTGCCAATCTGCTGCGCGGCTTGATCATGAGCGCACCCTCTTTTATCATCCTGGCGATGATAGGTCAGATGGCTTATGGCATTCAATTCCACTACAGCTGGGGACTTATCCCTGTACTGCTGCTCACCGTCTTTAGCGTGGTTGGCGCGGGTGTGCTGATCGGCTTCTGGTCGCCCAGTCATCAATTGACGAATATGCTAGTTCAGGCATTAATGATGTTCATCTCGTTTTTGACGCCTGTCATGGTGGATATGGATCAATTACCTCCGCTCCTGCAGTGGTGTTCATATATCTTCCCAACCACTTACGCAGCCGAAGCCATGCGGGAGGTGCTGATTTCGGGCTGGTCCAGCTCCGTCGCCTGGAACACACTTGTACTCATGTTATTCTCCTTGGTATCCATTGTTCTTATCTTGAAAAAGGTAGATTGGCGTGTAGAGAAGTAG
- a CDS encoding ABC transporter ATP-binding protein — protein MKLIYQLEQVNKTYRKGKVVANQDISFDVQQGEILGLLGPNGAGKSTLIKQMVGHMAPTSGTVRYKGTSVQTQTKRVAQEVAYYSQEPHALTSLKTWEALYFTGRLRGLTKESAVKQTEELLDRFGMQDLRHKLLKNVSGGQKRLIGIGTCLIGFSPVMILDEPTNELDPKKRRLVWDLIQERNRQGVTVILVTHNVLEAEQVVDRVAVVNHGKLLAIDHVSVLKQRVDQRMKLEITTSFGESDYVCRSLSALGTWTKTGENRIRTLIEKQDASHAIDVLTQQPLPIEEYSLVPPNLEDVYFHIDDEQDKTAKAEVV, from the coding sequence TTGAAGCTGATCTATCAATTGGAGCAGGTCAATAAAACGTACAGAAAAGGTAAGGTTGTCGCCAATCAAGACATAAGCTTCGACGTTCAGCAAGGTGAAATTCTCGGTTTGCTCGGGCCGAATGGCGCTGGTAAATCAACGCTAATCAAGCAAATGGTGGGTCACATGGCTCCCACCTCAGGTACTGTACGATATAAAGGAACAAGCGTACAGACACAAACCAAGCGAGTTGCCCAGGAGGTGGCCTACTATTCGCAAGAGCCTCATGCCCTGACCAGTTTAAAAACCTGGGAGGCATTGTATTTTACAGGAAGATTGCGGGGATTAACGAAGGAGTCCGCCGTAAAGCAAACAGAGGAATTGTTGGACCGCTTTGGAATGCAGGACCTCCGCCATAAGCTGCTGAAGAACGTCTCCGGCGGACAGAAGCGGTTAATCGGGATCGGCACTTGCTTAATCGGATTTTCCCCCGTTATGATCCTGGATGAACCGACCAACGAGCTGGACCCGAAAAAGAGAAGGCTCGTATGGGATCTGATCCAGGAACGTAATCGCCAAGGGGTAACCGTAATTCTAGTGACGCACAACGTGCTGGAAGCCGAACAGGTCGTGGACAGAGTAGCTGTCGTAAATCACGGCAAGCTGCTTGCCATCGATCATGTGAGTGTTTTGAAACAAAGAGTCGATCAGCGGATGAAGCTGGAAATCACGACCTCCTTCGGCGAAAGCGACTATGTGTGCCGTAGCTTAAGTGCACTGGGAACGTGGACCAAAACGGGAGAAAACCGAATCCGGACGCTGATCGAGAAGCAAGACGCCAGTCACGCGATTGACGTCCTGACTCAGCAGCCATTGCCGATTGAAGAATATTCTTTGGTTCCGCCGAATCTTGAAGATGTCTATTTTCATATCGATGACGAACAGGATAAGACTGCGAAAGCGGAGGTGGTCTAA
- a CDS encoding Rrf2 family transcriptional regulator yields the protein MAIVSRYTIALHILTWLAFSAEKDEFFPSDRIANSVGTSPVFLRRILGQLGKAGLVLVQHGGTGAGWKLARRPEEISLLDVYEAVVPAPLFELHHSEPNPRCIIGNGIQPALQRVYGDSEEALKRQLAQESIADLLASSLEHGKR from the coding sequence ATGGCTATCGTAAGCCGCTATACAATCGCTCTTCATATTTTGACTTGGCTTGCCTTCTCAGCAGAAAAGGATGAATTTTTCCCATCCGATCGGATAGCGAACAGCGTGGGAACGAGCCCGGTTTTTCTGAGGCGGATCCTCGGACAGCTCGGGAAGGCGGGCTTGGTTCTCGTGCAGCACGGCGGGACCGGGGCCGGATGGAAGCTGGCGCGTCGTCCGGAGGAGATCAGCCTGCTGGACGTGTATGAAGCCGTTGTGCCTGCCCCCCTGTTCGAGCTGCACCACAGCGAGCCGAACCCGCGCTGTATCATCGGTAACGGCATTCAGCCAGCTCTGCAACGGGTCTACGGAGACAGCGAGGAAGCGTTGAAGCGCCAGCTGGCCCAGGAATCGATCGCCGATCTGCTTGCTTCGTCGCTGGAGCACGGGAAGCGGTAA
- a CDS encoding MFS transporter, producing the protein MNNRFLNKERDIMDKRIFWLALGSFAIGTEGFMIGGLLPTLAEALHVSTALAGQLVFAFSVVYAVSSPLLTTLTGRMERRKLLFGSLLLLAVGNVVCGVASSYGLMLTGRIVAALGAGLFSPGAVAVASTLAAPEKRGRAVSIVIAGQTVSLILGVPFGTWVALTFDWRTTFWIVGVVALLAALAIQLQFPRVAPSGAVGMRERLSYLKQPELLFALMTTLAWATGIFSLFTYVSELFSGYGGGGRMISVVLCLSGIASFIGVRTGGIAADRIGPNRAIPLALTLLTVSLFLLSALYGFAGRPGILALAVGAMALYGFSGYMFNPAQQHRLIGLSGPSSGIVLSLQSSVIYVGSALGASAGGAVVRFATVGQIGYFSGAMTALSLLVFAVSMGLERRIKRQAAVSNHSPGADGSGTAG; encoded by the coding sequence ATGAACAATCGATTCCTTAATAAGGAGAGGGATATCATGGACAAACGAATTTTTTGGTTAGCACTCGGATCGTTCGCCATCGGCACGGAGGGGTTTATGATCGGTGGTCTGCTGCCGACACTGGCGGAGGCGCTGCACGTCTCAACGGCGCTTGCCGGACAGCTGGTGTTTGCGTTCTCAGTCGTTTATGCCGTTTCGTCGCCGCTGCTGACGACACTGACCGGGCGAATGGAGCGCAGGAAGCTGTTATTCGGGTCGCTGCTACTGCTCGCCGTCGGAAACGTCGTGTGTGGGGTCGCTTCCTCGTACGGCTTGATGCTGACCGGGCGGATCGTCGCTGCACTGGGAGCAGGCCTGTTCTCACCTGGTGCCGTAGCTGTTGCCTCCACGCTGGCCGCGCCCGAGAAGCGAGGGCGTGCCGTATCGATCGTCATTGCTGGGCAGACCGTCTCCCTGATCTTGGGAGTCCCATTTGGCACTTGGGTCGCCCTGACGTTCGACTGGCGCACAACGTTCTGGATCGTGGGCGTGGTTGCACTGCTCGCTGCGCTAGCCATCCAGCTGCAGTTCCCGCGGGTGGCGCCGTCCGGGGCGGTCGGCATGCGCGAGCGCCTGTCATATCTGAAGCAGCCGGAGCTGCTGTTCGCCTTGATGACAACATTGGCTTGGGCGACCGGAATTTTTTCGCTCTTTACATACGTGTCCGAGCTTTTCTCCGGCTACGGGGGCGGCGGCCGGATGATCAGCGTCGTGCTGTGCCTCTCCGGTATTGCCAGCTTCATCGGGGTGCGGACGGGTGGTATAGCCGCGGACAGGATTGGCCCCAACCGTGCGATCCCGCTGGCGTTGACCCTTCTTACAGTCTCGTTATTCCTTCTGTCGGCGTTATACGGCTTTGCCGGACGTCCTGGCATTCTCGCCCTGGCGGTAGGTGCCATGGCACTGTACGGCTTCAGCGGTTACATGTTCAATCCTGCGCAGCAGCATCGGCTGATTGGACTGTCGGGGCCCTCATCAGGCATTGTCTTGTCGTTACAGTCTTCCGTCATTTACGTGGGGAGCGCTTTAGGTGCGTCGGCTGGAGGAGCAGTCGTGCGCTTCGCCACCGTCGGGCAAATTGGCTATTTCTCAGGTGCTATGACGGCGCTGTCACTCCTCGTGTTTGCGGTAAGCATGGGCCTGGAACGGCGCATAAAGCGGCAGGCGGCAGTTTCGAATCATTCGCCTGGCGCAGACGGGTCGGGCACCGCCGGCTGA